Sequence from the Pristiophorus japonicus isolate sPriJap1 unplaced genomic scaffold, sPriJap1.hap1 HAP1_SCAFFOLD_1292, whole genome shotgun sequence genome:
ccagtctttcttgataggtcagtcccgccatcccgggaatcagtctggtgaaccttcgctgcactccctcaatagcaagtatgtccttcctcaggttaggagaccaaaactgtacacagtactccaggtgtggcctcaccaaggccctgcgcaactgtagcaacacctccctgccccctctTGGGGTGACTCTCGATCCCGCGACACCCTCTGACCCGGAGGCGAGAGTTCGGTTCCACAGATGCGATTGAGCTGCGGTCTGACGTGTGATGGGATGCGTTGCGTGTTgttaacccccccctccctcccgcgttctctctctctctctccgcagaccTACCCTGCCGACGACCTGTTGCTGTGCGTGCCGACGTGGGAGCCGACCTTCCAGCCGAGCCGCTGCTCCCCGCAAGACATCCCGCCGTTGGCCGCCCTGTGCCCGCAGTTTCCGGCGCTGGGTCTGGAACCCTCGGGCTTTCGCACCAGCCTCCACCTCTACAAGACGGAGCTTTGCCGCCGATTTGCCATGTCGGCCGGCTGCAAGTATGGAGACCGTTGCCAGTTTGCCCACGGGCTGCACGAACTCCGCCTGCTGCCCCGACACCCCAAGTACAAGACCGAGTACTGTCGCACCTTCCACACGCTGGGCTTTTGCCCCTACGACAGCCGCTGCCATTTCATCCACGAGGAAGGGGAACGGCGCCTGGTCCCGCCCCAGCTGGACGCAGCCGACCGCCGGCCATTCGGTGGTCTCGGCGGGGGTCTGGATCCCTGGCACCCCGCGTCCCCCGCCCGAGCCCGCTCGCCCGCCTCCGACGGCGTCTCCTCTTCCTCCGCCTCGGAGACCCCCGAACTCTGCCCCGGcagcccctcgccctccgccccctgctcctcctcctcctcctcctcctcggcatcCTCGTCCTCCCGCTgcaacaacgacaacaacaacgGCTTCCGAGGCATCGCCGAGCTGCTGTTGCCGCTGGCGCTGAAGCTGCGGGCACTGGAGGGGGCCGAGCCCCCCACCCCGGCCGGCCCCGCCCCGGACTGCCCCTCCGACCCCCCGGCTGGCCGCCGGCTCGAGGCCCTGTCCAGTGTCGAGGCCGCCAAGCGACTGCCTGTCTTCAGCCGCATCTCCACCCGCAACACCTGAGCTGGACCTCGGCTCCGCGAGGACCGAGGAGAAGGTGGGATCGCCGTAcgaccacccccctcccctccccccccctcccctcccctcccctcccctcccccccctccccttcctctcccccgagGGTAGATATTAATTATTTTAGTTGTGGGCGGGTCGTTAGTTTCTTAACTTAAAAATTGTTTGTTAATTATTTGTAGCCGGACCTCCCTGTGCGATTAAAGCTACGGAGAGTTGGGTCTGTTCAAACCCCCGCCTCTTTCTTTGCAGTTTTGCTTTGGTGGGCCCAGCGAGaaaactggtggggggggggggaaggagagagtgagacagacagagagagagagggcgggcagagggagagcgagggggcagggggaacagagagagagagagagagagggagggcgggagtggtgggggaagagagcgaggggggggaagggagagagagagtgagggaaggagaggtggAAGGGAGGGAGACTGAAGGAGTAAGAGTAAGAGAGGGAGGAgtagagggatggagagggaggggagatggagggagagtgagggggagatggagggagggtgagggtgaggaagggagtgagggcagggagatagaggggagggaaggcagtgagtgagggagagcgagggagggagagaggtgggggagaatgGAGGGGGAGAGCGATGGAGAGGGAGCAAcggagaggagggggaggcagtgatggagaggggggaggatggaaagagggagggaggggagatggagggagggagactgaggggagatggagggagggagactgaggggagagtgagtgagggagggggagagggatggagggggagcgatggagaggggggaggatggaaagagggagggaggggaaatggagggagagagggatggagggggagcgatggagaggggggaggatggaaagagggagggagggagagtgaaggaggggaaatggagggagacagtgagggagggaagggagatggagggagggggcgtCCTCATGGTGGGACCAGGTGAAGCCAATATTCGTTGTGTTCCACCATCTCACGACGTTAACTGTGTTTGTGATGTGAAATATTTCTCTGTTCAAGTCCCATTGAGGGAGGGGGTGCTCATTCTCTGGCCCCGGGTCCGAGGTCTCaccgattgggggggggggtggggggcactgcCCGGGTCCCGGGTCCCGAGCCGCTCGATGCCAGGCTTGGCCCGGCCTACCTGCTCCCTGCAGCCTGGACCTCGatttgcccccctccccccgggagtctCCGTGTCGGGGAGGGCGGGATATCGTTCCCCGTCGAGTGattccgggggggggggaaaggtattTTAACCCTCGGCGACCCCCCCCAGTCGCCGGGCCGGTTTGCGTTGAACACCGGCGGTGCACCTGGTTTGTATATTTGTACATTTTTTTATAAAACTATCTTGCGGCGACTTTGTAAAGTCGCTCCGCGCAGCCCCCCGCGACCCCTGTCCCGGAAAACGGGGTCCTGGTCcccggcaaacgggtgggggggggcggggtgggaggttaTACGGAGTGGGTGCGTCACGCGTTACagccggggtgggggggtgcacCTTAAATAATTAACCAATGGGGGCCTGTCCCTTTAACACTATTGTCCGAATGTTACCCCCCCCGGGGCGCAGACGCAGACATTTGGCTGTCGGGTGCTTCGAGATGTCcgccggtcgtgaaaggcgctatagaaatgcaagtcggtCGTTCCTTTGATTGACCCGggaagccccttaaaggggccgcgcggatctccccccacacaccccccccccccccaatattggaAGGAACAttgccccctcccccaacacaacaGAAGCAGAATGAAAGACTCACCGTGGGGATAATCTGGGGGTCACCTCATCAcagaacaacccccccccccaccccacctcgggctggtgggaccccccccccccatggccccTTTTAACTGGGGCTTGGTGACCCGCAACCCCCCCAGACAGATGTGGGCTGCAGTTGGTTCCATCAATGGCGGGACAATTCGTGGGGTACGGGGGTGTTGGGGTACGGGGGATTGTTGGGGTACGGGGGGATTGTTGGGGTACGGGGGTTGTTGGGGTACGGGGGATTGTTGGGGTACGGGGGGATTGTTGGGGTACGGGGATTGTTGGGGTACGGGGGTTGTTGGGGTACGGGGGATTGTTGGGGTACAGGGATTGTTGGGGTACGGGGGAATTGTTGGGGTGCGGGGATTGTTGGGGTACGGGGGATTGTTGGGGTACGGGGGGTTGTTGGGGTACGGGGGTTGTTGGGGTGCGGGGGGATTGTTGGGGTACGGGGGTGTTGGGGTACAGGGTTGTTGGGGTATGGGGGGTTGTTGGGGTACGTGGATCGTTGGGGTACGGGGGTTGTTGGGGTACGGGGGATTGTTGGGGTACGGGGGTGTTGGGGTGCGGGGGTTGTTGGGGTACGGGGAGATTGTTGGGGTACGGGGGATTGTTGGGGTACGGGGGGGGGGATTGTTGGGGTACGGGGGATTTTGGGGTACGGGTGGATtgttggggtacaggggattgttgGGGTACGGGGGATTGTTGGGTTACAGGGAttgttggggtgttggggtacgGGGGATTGTTGGGGTACGGGGGAGTGttggggtgcggggggagtgttggggTACGAGGGGATTGTTGGGGTACGAGGGGATTGTTGGGGTACGGTGGATTGTTGGGGTACAGGGGATTATCGGGGTACGGGGGTGTTGGGGTACGGTTGACTGTTGGGGTACTGGGGATTGTTGGGGTACGGGGGTGTTGGGGTTCGGGGGTGTTGGGGTACGGGGGATTGTTGGGGTACGGGGGAATTGTTGGGGTACGGGGGGATTGTTGGGGTACGGGGGGGTACAACAGTTGGTTTAATTTTTGCCGGCGGTGTAGCATCGAGTTCACCCTCCCTTctccacactcgctccctctctccctctctacctctctctctccctctctctctccccctccctctctcactctcactctctccccctccctctctcactctcactcttttcctctcactctcttcctctctcactctcactctcactctgcctctgtctgtctgtctgtctgtccctctccctctttctctctctctcgctccctctctctcactctcactctctccccctccctctctcactctcactctctccccctccctctctcactctcactctcttcctctcactctcttcctctcactctcttcctctctcactctca
This genomic interval carries:
- the LOC139242278 gene encoding mRNA decay activator protein ZFP36L2-like, with protein sequence MNGAGLQELLFQTYPADDLLLCVPTWEPTFQPSRCSPQDIPPLAALCPQFPALGLEPSGFRTSLHLYKTELCRRFAMSAGCKYGDRCQFAHGLHELRLLPRHPKYKTEYCRTFHTLGFCPYDSRCHFIHEEGERRLVPPQLDAADRRPFGGLGGGLDPWHPASPARARSPASDGVSSSSASETPELCPGSPSPSAPCSSSSSSSSASSSSRCNNDNNNGFRGIAELLLPLALKLRALEGAEPPTPAGPAPDCPSDPPAGRRLEALSSVEAAKRLPVFSRISTRNT